In a genomic window of Curtobacterium sp. MCBD17_035:
- a CDS encoding PTS mannitol transporter subunit IICB yields MTTTSVAATGAPAQKRGGGRVAVQKFGAFLSGMVMPNIAIFIAWGIITAFFIQTGWTPVGVLGGFGTTHGVANVGVVGPILTYLIPLAIAIQGGRMVYDIRGAVVGSIFTMGVILGASGTTMILGAMICGPLGAYLIKQVDRIWDGKIKPGFEMLVNNYAAGILGFGLFMVGFFWLSWIFLRIADGLGAAVEWLVHAHLLPLASVIIEPAKVFFLNNAINHGVLDQLGAQQVQQSGKSILFLLEANPGPGLGILLAFTFFGVGVARSTAPGAILIQFFGGIHEIYFPYVLQKPILFIAVILGGATGVATNVTFGSGLVAPASPGSILAVLFNTSRDSYVGVILSVVLSALVSGAVASFFLISTRKRDLAAGGGDMSDALARMQANKGRDVNAATAGIFGSNAPANEEETESSFGGVGSATGTTTATRVQNVVFACDAGMGSSAMGASVLRNKIKKAGIEGVTVVNKAIANLSGDEDLIITQEELTDRAKQKNPNAQHVSVGNFMNAPQYDQVVDQLKQQ; encoded by the coding sequence ATGACAACGACGTCCGTCGCAGCGACCGGCGCCCCCGCACAGAAGCGGGGCGGCGGTCGGGTCGCCGTCCAGAAGTTCGGCGCCTTCCTCTCCGGCATGGTGATGCCGAACATCGCGATCTTCATCGCGTGGGGCATCATCACCGCCTTCTTCATCCAGACCGGCTGGACTCCCGTCGGCGTCCTCGGCGGCTTCGGCACCACGCACGGCGTCGCGAACGTCGGCGTAGTCGGCCCGATCCTCACCTACCTCATCCCGCTCGCGATCGCGATCCAGGGTGGCCGGATGGTCTACGACATCCGCGGTGCGGTCGTCGGCTCGATCTTCACCATGGGCGTCATCCTCGGCGCGTCGGGCACGACGATGATCCTCGGCGCGATGATCTGCGGCCCGCTCGGCGCGTACCTCATCAAGCAGGTGGACCGCATCTGGGACGGCAAGATCAAGCCGGGCTTCGAGATGCTCGTGAACAACTACGCGGCCGGCATCCTCGGCTTCGGGTTGTTCATGGTCGGCTTCTTCTGGCTGTCCTGGATCTTCCTCCGCATCGCGGACGGCCTCGGTGCCGCCGTCGAGTGGCTGGTGCACGCGCACCTGCTGCCGCTCGCGAGCGTCATCATCGAGCCGGCGAAGGTCTTCTTCCTCAACAACGCGATCAACCACGGCGTGCTCGACCAGCTCGGCGCGCAGCAGGTCCAGCAGTCCGGCAAGTCGATCCTGTTCCTCCTCGAGGCGAACCCCGGCCCCGGTCTCGGCATCCTCCTCGCCTTCACCTTCTTCGGTGTCGGCGTCGCGCGGTCGACGGCTCCCGGCGCGATCCTCATCCAGTTCTTCGGTGGCATCCACGAGATCTACTTCCCGTACGTGCTGCAGAAGCCGATCCTGTTCATCGCCGTCATCCTCGGTGGTGCGACCGGTGTCGCCACGAACGTCACGTTCGGGTCCGGTCTCGTCGCCCCGGCCTCGCCCGGTTCGATCCTGGCGGTGCTCTTCAACACCTCGCGGGACAGCTACGTCGGCGTCATCCTCTCCGTCGTCCTGTCGGCGCTCGTGTCCGGCGCCGTCGCGTCCTTCTTCCTCATCTCGACCCGCAAGCGGGACCTGGCCGCCGGTGGTGGCGACATGAGCGACGCCCTCGCCCGCATGCAGGCGAACAAGGGCCGCGACGTCAACGCGGCGACCGCGGGCATCTTCGGCTCGAACGCCCCGGCGAACGAGGAGGAGACCGAGTCGTCCTTCGGCGGCGTCGGGTCCGCGACGGGCACCACCACCGCCACGCGCGTCCAGAACGTCGTGTTCGCCTGCGACGCCGGCATGGGCTCGAGTGCCATGGGCGCGAGCGTCCTGCGGAACAAGATCAAGAAGGCCGGTATCGAGGGCGTCACGGTCGTCAACAAGGCGATCGCGAACCTCTCGGGTGACGAGGACCTCATCATCACCCAGGAGGAGCTCACCGACCGGGCGAAGCAGAAGAACCCGAACGCGCAGCACGTGTCGGTCGGTAACTTCATGAACGCGCCCCAGTACGACCAGGTCGTCGACCAGCTGAAGCAGCAGTAA
- the ptsP gene encoding phosphoenolpyruvate--protein phosphotransferase, with translation MSELPGTGVGRGVALGPVLRMPEPLGAPSSAPLDGPVEAADAAVHEAVAAVADDLTKRGALAGGDAQAVLEAQALMAQDPTLLDDVHTRISGGANAERAVHDAFAAFQDILAAMGGYMGERAADLGDVSQRIIAKLRGVPAPGVPDSDTPFVLVARDLAPADTALLDLDKVLALVTSDGGPTSHTAILARAKGITAIVGVEGAADLVDGQTVVVDAAAGVVVTDPDPDLVTATEARIAERLAAADRPVTPGALADGTLVPLLANLGNPADAAGAVALGAEGVGLFRTEFLFLDSPTAPTVEAQRQAYVQLLSVFPGKKVVVRALDAGADKPLSFLTDQDEENPALGRRGLRALRHHEAVLRDQLTALVQADAETEADLWVMAPMVADAEETAYFVSLARELGVRTAGVMAEVPSLALLAEQVFQQADFVSVGTNDLTQYTLAADRLLGSVASYQDPWHPAVLRLVAQLGAAGRDAGKAVGICGEAAADPLLAVVLVGLGATTLSMTPAALADVRAELGQHTLEQAREMARAALAAPSAAAARAAATSAHVV, from the coding sequence ATGTCCGAACTGCCCGGAACCGGGGTGGGCCGCGGCGTCGCGCTCGGACCCGTGCTGCGCATGCCCGAGCCCCTCGGCGCTCCGTCGTCGGCACCGCTCGACGGTCCGGTCGAGGCCGCGGACGCCGCCGTGCACGAGGCCGTGGCCGCGGTCGCCGACGACCTGACGAAGCGCGGCGCGCTCGCCGGTGGCGACGCCCAGGCCGTGCTCGAGGCCCAGGCGCTCATGGCGCAGGACCCGACGCTGCTCGACGACGTCCACACCCGGATCAGCGGTGGCGCGAACGCGGAGCGCGCCGTGCACGACGCGTTCGCCGCGTTCCAGGACATCCTCGCCGCGATGGGCGGCTACATGGGGGAGCGGGCGGCCGACCTCGGCGACGTGTCCCAGCGCATCATCGCGAAGCTCCGTGGGGTGCCCGCACCGGGCGTGCCCGACTCGGACACCCCGTTCGTCCTGGTCGCGCGCGACCTCGCCCCGGCGGACACCGCCCTGCTCGACCTCGACAAGGTGCTCGCGCTCGTCACGAGCGACGGCGGCCCCACCTCGCACACCGCGATCCTCGCCCGGGCGAAGGGCATCACGGCGATCGTCGGCGTCGAGGGCGCCGCGGACCTCGTCGACGGCCAGACGGTCGTCGTCGACGCCGCTGCCGGCGTGGTCGTCACCGACCCCGATCCCGACCTCGTCACCGCGACGGAGGCCCGGATCGCCGAGCGTCTCGCCGCGGCCGACCGACCGGTCACCCCCGGCGCGCTCGCCGACGGCACGCTCGTGCCGCTCCTGGCGAACCTCGGCAACCCCGCCGATGCCGCGGGCGCCGTCGCGCTCGGCGCCGAGGGCGTCGGCCTGTTCCGCACCGAGTTCCTGTTCCTCGACTCGCCGACCGCACCGACCGTGGAGGCGCAGCGTCAGGCCTACGTGCAGCTGCTGTCCGTGTTCCCCGGCAAGAAGGTCGTCGTCCGCGCGCTCGACGCGGGGGCGGACAAGCCGCTGTCGTTCCTGACCGATCAGGACGAGGAGAACCCCGCGCTCGGTCGCCGTGGCCTCCGGGCGCTGCGACACCACGAGGCGGTCCTCCGTGACCAGCTCACCGCGCTCGTCCAGGCCGACGCCGAGACCGAGGCCGACCTCTGGGTGATGGCGCCGATGGTGGCGGACGCCGAGGAGACCGCGTACTTCGTGTCCCTGGCCCGCGAGCTCGGTGTCCGGACCGCGGGTGTCATGGCCGAGGTGCCGTCGCTCGCGCTCCTCGCCGAGCAGGTGTTCCAGCAGGCGGACTTCGTCTCCGTCGGCACGAACGACCTGACGCAGTACACGCTCGCCGCGGACCGGCTGCTCGGGTCCGTCGCCTCCTACCAGGACCCGTGGCACCCCGCGGTGTTGCGCCTCGTCGCCCAGCTCGGTGCTGCCGGGCGCGACGCGGGCAAGGCCGTGGGGATCTGCGGCGAGGCCGCGGCCGACCCGCTGCTCGCCGTCGTCCTCGTCGGTCTCGGCGCCACCACGCTCTCCATGACCCCCGCCGCCCTCGCGGACGTGCGCGCCGAACTCGGCCAGCACACCCTCGAGCAGGCGCGCGAGATGGCCCGGGCCGCGCTCGCCGCCCCGTCCGCCGCGGCCGCACGTGCCGCTGCGACGTCGGCGCACGTCGTCTGA
- a CDS encoding DeoR/GlpR family DNA-binding transcription regulator — protein sequence MYAPERHQRIVEQARAQGRVDVKDLAELLAVTPETIRRDLTSLERRGLVRRAHGGAIPVERITIHAGVGDRGGINTAEKMVIAEAALDELPEGGSIIIDAGTSTICLAEMLPTDRGLTVVTHSLPVAMAVATRPGIDLHFLGGNIRSDSLAGVGTWTHQLVGMVSVDVAFLSINGITPERGLTTHNMAEAAVKTALIKAARRSILLADHSKFGREEFGRVAPLAAIDTIITDPAVNLDLVREVEAAGTEVFWPGRD from the coding sequence ATGTACGCACCAGAACGTCACCAGCGCATCGTCGAGCAGGCGCGCGCGCAGGGGCGGGTCGACGTCAAGGACCTCGCTGAACTCCTCGCGGTCACGCCCGAGACGATCCGCCGCGACCTCACGAGCCTCGAACGGCGCGGCCTCGTCCGGCGCGCGCACGGCGGCGCGATCCCGGTCGAGCGGATCACGATCCACGCGGGCGTGGGCGACCGCGGCGGCATCAACACGGCCGAGAAGATGGTGATCGCCGAGGCCGCGCTCGACGAACTGCCCGAGGGCGGCTCGATCATCATCGACGCGGGCACCTCGACCATCTGCCTCGCCGAGATGCTGCCGACCGACCGCGGGCTCACCGTCGTGACGCACTCGCTGCCGGTGGCGATGGCGGTCGCCACCCGGCCCGGGATCGACCTGCACTTCCTCGGCGGGAACATCCGGAGCGACTCCCTCGCGGGCGTCGGCACGTGGACCCACCAGCTCGTCGGCATGGTGAGCGTCGACGTCGCCTTCCTCAGCATCAACGGCATCACACCCGAGCGGGGCCTGACGACGCACAACATGGCGGAGGCCGCCGTGAAGACCGCACTCATCAAGGCCGCGCGGCGGAGCATCCTGCTCGCCGACCACTCGAAGTTCGGCCGCGAGGAGTTCGGGCGCGTGGCACCGCTCGCCGCGATCGACACGATCATCACCGACCCCGCGGTCAACCTCGACCTCGTGCGCGAGGTCGAGGCCGCCGGCACCGAGGTCTTCTGGCCCGGACGGGACTGA
- a CDS encoding HPr family phosphocarrier protein, with amino-acid sequence MSEATRTVTVASGSGLHARPASLFVQNVTASGHQVTIAKGDKSANAGSILGLLGLGVENGDEVTLTVTGDDADATADALVTFLQTDHDAA; translated from the coding sequence ATGTCCGAAGCCACCCGCACCGTCACCGTCGCCAGCGGATCGGGGCTGCACGCGCGGCCCGCTTCGCTGTTCGTGCAGAACGTCACGGCGTCCGGTCACCAGGTCACGATCGCCAAGGGCGACAAGTCGGCCAACGCGGGCAGCATCCTCGGTCTCCTCGGGCTCGGCGTCGAGAACGGCGACGAGGTCACGCTCACGGTCACGGGCGACGACGCCGACGCGACCGCCGACGCACTCGTGACCTTCCTGCAGACCGACCACGACGCGGCCTGA
- a CDS encoding exodeoxyribonuclease III, with product MTRLRLATVNVNGIRAAFRKGMGDWLQGRDVDVLALQEVRASTDDLQELLGEDWNVVHDPATAKGRAGVAIASRDRARIHRVELGPDDFDSAGRWLEADYEVGDAVVTVVSTYVHSGEADTPKQDEKWRFLDAMEQRLPALQRHNELAVVVGDLNVGHDERDIKNWKGNVKRAGFLPRERAYFDRFLGAAGEQVDCVDGTTGTGLGWVDVGREQAGDVPGPYTWWSWRGQAFDNDSGWRIDYQMATPALAAKVTAYAVDRAAAYDQRWSDHTPVVVDYEV from the coding sequence ATGACCCGCCTGCGTCTCGCGACCGTCAACGTCAACGGCATCCGCGCCGCGTTCCGCAAGGGCATGGGCGACTGGCTGCAGGGGCGGGACGTCGACGTGCTCGCCCTGCAAGAGGTCCGTGCGTCCACCGACGACCTCCAGGAGCTCCTCGGTGAGGACTGGAACGTCGTGCACGACCCCGCGACGGCGAAGGGCCGCGCGGGCGTGGCGATCGCCTCGCGCGACCGGGCCCGGATCCACCGTGTCGAGCTCGGCCCGGACGACTTCGACTCGGCGGGCCGGTGGCTCGAGGCCGACTACGAGGTCGGCGACGCGGTCGTCACGGTGGTGAGCACCTACGTGCACTCCGGCGAGGCCGACACCCCCAAGCAGGACGAGAAGTGGCGCTTCCTCGACGCGATGGAGCAGCGCCTCCCGGCCCTGCAGCGGCACAACGAGCTCGCGGTCGTCGTCGGCGACCTCAACGTCGGGCACGACGAGCGCGACATCAAGAACTGGAAGGGCAACGTGAAGCGGGCCGGCTTCCTGCCCCGCGAGCGCGCCTACTTCGACCGCTTCCTCGGCGCCGCCGGCGAGCAGGTGGACTGCGTCGACGGCACCACCGGCACCGGGCTCGGATGGGTCGACGTCGGACGGGAGCAGGCCGGCGACGTCCCCGGCCCCTACACGTGGTGGTCGTGGCGCGGCCAGGCGTTCGACAACGACTCCGGTTGGCGCATCGACTACCAGATGGCGACGCCCGCGCTCGCGGCGAAGGTCACGGCGTACGCGGTGGACCGCGCGGCCGCGTACGACCAGCGATGGTCCGACCACACCCCCGTGGTCGTCGACTACGAGGTCTGA
- the trpS gene encoding tryptophan--tRNA ligase, whose translation MTKTRLFSGIQPSAGSLHLGNYIGALMQWRDLQTTYDAIYCVVDMHAITSPQDPAALRENTRRTAAQYIAAGIDPEQSTLFVQSHVPAHAELAWVLNTITGFGEASRMTQFKDKAARQGTESASVGLFTYPMLMAADILLYGSAIVPVGDDQRQHVELTRDLAGRFNSRFGDTFVVPEAHILAETARIYDLQTPTSKMSKSAATDAGLIQLLDDPKRTAKKIRSAVTDTERDVRADREHKPGVTNLLTILSAFTRTPVPELEQAFVGKGYGDLKGSVADAVVAELEPVRARTLELLDDPAELDRLLAVGADRAESIAETTLATVYDRIGFVPRHR comes from the coding sequence ATGACGAAGACCCGCTTGTTCTCCGGCATCCAGCCGTCCGCCGGATCGCTCCACCTCGGCAACTACATCGGCGCGCTCATGCAGTGGCGGGACCTGCAGACCACGTACGACGCCATCTACTGCGTCGTCGACATGCACGCGATCACCTCGCCGCAGGACCCGGCCGCCCTGCGCGAGAACACCCGTCGCACGGCCGCGCAGTACATCGCGGCCGGGATCGACCCCGAGCAGTCCACGCTGTTCGTGCAGTCGCACGTCCCCGCGCACGCCGAACTCGCCTGGGTGCTCAACACCATCACCGGCTTCGGTGAGGCGAGCCGGATGACCCAGTTCAAGGACAAGGCCGCACGGCAGGGCACCGAGTCGGCGTCCGTCGGCCTGTTCACGTACCCGATGCTCATGGCCGCCGACATCCTGCTCTACGGGTCCGCGATCGTGCCGGTCGGCGATGACCAGCGCCAGCACGTCGAGCTGACGCGGGACCTCGCGGGCCGCTTCAACTCGCGCTTCGGCGACACGTTCGTCGTGCCCGAGGCCCACATCCTGGCCGAGACCGCACGGATCTACGACCTGCAGACGCCGACGAGCAAGATGAGCAAGTCGGCGGCGACCGACGCGGGTCTCATCCAGTTGCTCGACGACCCGAAGCGCACCGCCAAGAAGATCCGATCGGCCGTCACGGACACCGAGCGCGACGTCCGCGCCGACCGCGAGCACAAGCCGGGCGTGACCAACCTGCTCACGATCCTGTCGGCGTTCACGCGGACCCCGGTCCCGGAGCTCGAGCAGGCCTTCGTGGGCAAGGGTTACGGCGATCTCAAGGGCTCCGTGGCGGACGCCGTCGTGGCCGAGCTCGAGCCGGTCCGCGCGCGGACCCTCGAGCTGCTCGACGACCCGGCCGAGCTCGACCGTCTCCTCGCCGTCGGGGCGGACCGGGCGGAGTCGATCGCCGAGACCACGCTCGCCACCGTCTACGACCGCATCGGCTTCGTGCCGCGGCACCGCTGA
- a CDS encoding GNAT family N-acetyltransferase, giving the protein MLPVTLRSPVARLDMPTRADAPAITEACQDAEIARWTTIPMPYGPRDAHAFVDALVGPGWASDREYTWAIRRPSSTWLEGVVAFRPAHRDIGFWLAPSARGHGLMAEAVRLVTGWAFEQGHEDVYWECFVGNRASAAVARRAGFAYTGTGPGLIPGRDGTPVTCWKGLLRADGRSASDLPWPAAALDA; this is encoded by the coding sequence GTGCTCCCCGTCACGCTGCGGTCCCCCGTCGCCCGCCTCGACATGCCGACGCGGGCGGACGCACCCGCGATCACCGAGGCATGCCAGGACGCCGAGATCGCGCGCTGGACGACGATCCCGATGCCGTACGGGCCGCGTGACGCCCATGCCTTCGTCGACGCCCTGGTCGGCCCGGGCTGGGCGTCCGACCGCGAGTACACGTGGGCGATCCGCCGGCCGTCGAGCACGTGGCTCGAGGGCGTCGTGGCGTTCCGGCCCGCGCACCGCGACATCGGCTTCTGGCTCGCGCCCTCGGCGCGCGGGCACGGGCTCATGGCCGAGGCCGTGCGGCTCGTGACCGGGTGGGCGTTCGAGCAGGGCCACGAGGACGTGTACTGGGAGTGCTTCGTCGGTAACCGGGCGTCGGCCGCGGTGGCGCGACGGGCGGGGTTCGCCTACACCGGAACCGGTCCCGGGCTCATCCCCGGCCGTGACGGCACCCCCGTGACCTGCTGGAAGGGACTGCTCCGAGCGGACGGCCGATCGGCCTCGGACCTGCCATGGCCCGCGGCCGCGCTCGACGCCTGA
- the ribD gene encoding bifunctional diaminohydroxyphosphoribosylaminopyrimidine deaminase/5-amino-6-(5-phosphoribosylamino)uracil reductase RibD, whose translation MRRALELAAEGPRVGDHARVGAVVLAPDGSVLAEGHHRGAGTPHAEVDALSALPPGAARGATMVVTLEPCDHVGRTGPCSVALLDAGVTRVVYAIDDPGEHAHGGAARLRAAGVDVVSGLLADEAESFLERWLLSVRLGRPWVTVKWAMSLDGRAAAADGSSKWITGAAARQHVHEQRADHDALLVGTGTVLADDPSLTARGDAGELMPVQPLPVVVGDRAVPDDAALRRHPRGFRAVPGHDLEAVLRSLRPLGVHTVFAEGGPTVASALIRHGLADELLVYTAPVLLGGPRTALDDLGVGSMDDRLRLTIASSTELGPDLLFRARIDRSTT comes from the coding sequence ATGCGCCGCGCGCTCGAACTCGCGGCCGAGGGCCCGCGCGTCGGCGACCACGCGCGCGTCGGCGCCGTCGTCCTGGCGCCGGACGGCTCCGTGCTCGCCGAGGGACACCACCGTGGTGCGGGCACGCCCCACGCCGAGGTCGACGCACTGTCGGCGCTCCCGCCGGGCGCGGCCCGTGGTGCGACGATGGTGGTCACGCTCGAGCCGTGCGACCACGTCGGCCGCACCGGACCGTGCTCGGTCGCTCTGCTCGACGCCGGGGTGACCCGCGTCGTGTACGCGATCGACGACCCGGGCGAGCACGCGCACGGCGGTGCCGCGCGCCTCCGCGCCGCGGGCGTCGACGTCGTGTCCGGGCTCCTCGCGGACGAGGCCGAGTCGTTCCTCGAGCGCTGGCTGCTCTCGGTCCGACTCGGCCGGCCCTGGGTGACGGTGAAGTGGGCCATGAGCCTCGACGGCCGAGCCGCGGCGGCGGACGGCTCGAGCAAGTGGATCACCGGGGCGGCCGCGCGGCAGCACGTCCACGAGCAGCGTGCGGACCACGATGCGCTGCTCGTCGGTACCGGTACCGTGCTCGCCGACGATCCGAGCCTCACCGCGCGGGGCGACGCGGGCGAGCTCATGCCGGTGCAGCCCCTGCCCGTCGTGGTCGGTGACCGCGCGGTGCCGGACGACGCCGCACTGCGTCGCCATCCCCGCGGCTTCCGCGCGGTTCCGGGCCACGACCTCGAGGCAGTGCTGCGCTCCCTCCGCCCCCTCGGGGTGCACACCGTCTTCGCGGAGGGCGGTCCGACGGTCGCGAGCGCCCTCATCCGGCACGGCCTCGCCGACGAACTGCTGGTGTACACGGCGCCGGTCCTGCTCGGCGGTCCACGGACGGCCCTCGACGACCTCGGCGTGGGAAGCATGGACGACCGCCTGCGGTTGACCATCGCATCGTCCACGGAACTCGGCCCGGACCTGCTGTTCCGGGCCCGCATCGACCGGAGCACCACATGA
- a CDS encoding MFS transporter yields MSAPAPATSVAAPTTNPRSRVVIASLVGTSIEFYDFYVYATAAVLVFPSLFFPNESAVASQLSSFVTFALAFFARPVGSIIFGHFGDRIGRKTTLVASLLVMGSATFLIGVLPTFAQIGVWAPVLLAVMRFCQGVGLGGEWSGAALLATENAPSGRRGVFGSLPQLGAPIGFLIANGVFIVLNALMPAAAGQAASPAFQSFGWRIPFLLSAVLVVIGLYVRFKLIESPVFTGVVESGAVAKVPLGRVFRTSWRAVVVGTFGMVATYVLFYFMTTFTLTYGTAPSTVTAGAKIGLGYPRGEFLGLLMIGVVFFGIFTPIAGMLADRFGRRPTLILTTIGIVLFGLTFQFWFASAHGPLGTVTFLVVGLSLMGLTFGPMGALLPELFPANVRYTGSAVAYNVASILGASLAPTVAIALWSAKGNIFLVGLYLTGAAVVTLVALFFVRETRGSDFDRTDGTVGAGTTEGTTSAGSLAP; encoded by the coding sequence ATGTCCGCACCCGCTCCGGCGACGTCCGTCGCCGCACCCACCACCAACCCGCGCTCCCGCGTGGTGATCGCCAGCCTCGTCGGCACGTCGATCGAGTTCTACGACTTCTACGTCTACGCGACGGCCGCGGTCCTCGTGTTCCCCAGCCTGTTCTTCCCGAACGAGAGCGCGGTCGCCTCGCAGCTGTCGTCGTTCGTGACGTTCGCGCTGGCGTTCTTCGCACGCCCGGTCGGATCGATCATCTTCGGCCACTTCGGTGACCGCATCGGCCGGAAGACCACGCTGGTCGCCTCCCTCCTCGTGATGGGGAGCGCGACGTTCCTCATCGGCGTCCTGCCGACGTTCGCGCAGATCGGTGTCTGGGCGCCGGTCCTCCTCGCCGTCATGCGGTTCTGCCAGGGCGTCGGCCTCGGGGGCGAGTGGAGCGGGGCGGCGCTCCTGGCGACCGAGAACGCGCCGTCCGGCCGCCGGGGCGTCTTCGGGTCGCTCCCCCAGCTCGGCGCGCCGATCGGGTTCCTCATCGCCAACGGCGTCTTCATCGTGCTCAACGCGCTCATGCCGGCCGCGGCGGGACAGGCGGCATCGCCCGCGTTCCAGTCCTTCGGCTGGCGGATCCCGTTCCTCCTCAGCGCCGTGCTCGTGGTGATCGGACTCTACGTCCGGTTCAAGCTCATCGAGTCGCCGGTGTTCACGGGGGTCGTGGAATCGGGCGCGGTCGCCAAGGTGCCGCTCGGCCGTGTGTTCCGCACGTCCTGGCGTGCGGTCGTCGTCGGGACGTTCGGGATGGTCGCGACGTACGTGCTGTTCTACTTCATGACGACGTTCACGCTGACGTACGGCACGGCGCCGTCCACCGTGACCGCCGGTGCGAAGATCGGGCTCGGGTACCCGCGGGGCGAGTTCCTCGGCCTCCTCATGATCGGCGTCGTCTTCTTCGGGATCTTCACGCCGATCGCCGGCATGCTCGCGGACCGCTTCGGGCGCCGCCCGACGCTCATCCTGACGACGATCGGTATCGTGCTGTTCGGCCTGACGTTCCAGTTCTGGTTCGCGTCCGCGCACGGGCCGCTCGGCACGGTGACGTTCCTCGTCGTCGGACTCTCGCTCATGGGCCTGACGTTCGGTCCGATGGGTGCGCTCCTGCCCGAGCTGTTCCCCGCGAACGTCCGGTACACGGGCTCGGCCGTCGCCTACAACGTCGCGAGCATCCTCGGCGCCTCACTCGCCCCGACCGTCGCGATCGCCCTGTGGAGCGCCAAGGGGAACATCTTCCTCGTCGGGCTCTACCTGACGGGAGCGGCGGTGGTCACGCTCGTCGCGCTGTTCTTCGTCCGCGAGACCCGCGGGAGCGACTTCGACCGCACGGACGGCACCGTCGGCGCCGGCACGACAGAGGGGACCACCAGCGCGGGGAGCCTCGCTCCCTGA
- a CDS encoding helix-turn-helix domain-containing protein produces MDSGTITALAADAGDDDPFTALGAVRDLRREVDRVEAIAARRARNAGASWQEIATLLGVSRQAVHKKYGRC; encoded by the coding sequence ATGGACAGCGGCACGATCACCGCGCTCGCGGCCGACGCCGGCGACGACGACCCGTTCACGGCCCTCGGTGCCGTGCGGGACCTCCGTCGCGAGGTCGACCGGGTCGAGGCGATCGCCGCCCGTCGCGCACGCAACGCCGGAGCCTCGTGGCAGGAGATCGCCACGCTCCTCGGCGTGAGCCGTCAGGCCGTGCACAAGAAGTACGGCCGCTGCTGA